The Comamonas sp. GB3 AK4-5 genome includes a region encoding these proteins:
- a CDS encoding CatB-related O-acetyltransferase, with translation MSTPPPPKHWSRVEMLHQTVRNPHIHIKGQHSYYSDAWDGGFEQSVVRYLYGDAYSLQHWQPQWEIDPLYIGDYVCIGAEAVILMGGNHTHRADWFSLYPFADNISKAYQGKGPTTLGDGAWIGMRAMIMPGVSIGEGAVVAANAVVTRDVAPYSVVGGNPAQHIKHRFAEDVIARLLALKIYDWPAEKFQRLQPLLCACDIDALERAAADTP, from the coding sequence ATGTCTACCCCACCACCACCCAAGCACTGGTCCCGCGTGGAAATGCTGCACCAGACCGTGCGCAACCCCCACATCCACATCAAAGGCCAGCACAGCTATTACAGCGATGCCTGGGATGGCGGCTTCGAGCAGTCGGTGGTGCGCTATCTGTATGGCGATGCCTACAGCCTGCAGCACTGGCAACCGCAGTGGGAGATTGACCCGCTCTACATTGGCGACTATGTGTGCATAGGCGCTGAGGCGGTGATTTTGATGGGGGGCAACCACACCCACCGGGCCGACTGGTTCAGCCTCTACCCCTTTGCCGACAACATCAGCAAGGCCTACCAGGGCAAAGGCCCCACCACCCTAGGCGACGGCGCCTGGATTGGCATGCGCGCCATGATCATGCCGGGCGTGAGCATTGGCGAAGGTGCCGTGGTGGCAGCCAACGCCGTGGTCACCCGCGATGTGGCGCCCTATAGCGTGGTGGGCGGCAACCCGGCCCAGCACATCAAGCACCGCTTTGCCGAGGACGTGATTGCGCGGCTGCTGGCGCTCAAGATCTACGACTGGCCAGCCGAAAAATTCCAGCGCCTGCAGCCCCTGCTGTGTGCCTGCGATATCGACGCGCTGGAACGCGCTGCAGCCGACACCCCTTGA
- a CDS encoding DUF1697 domain-containing protein encodes MPTYIALLRAVNVGGSGKLPMTELKAMCEAEGFAQVQTYIASGNVVFRTEQTAPQIQAALARRLAAYAGKPVGVLVRTTQEMAEVLAANPFPQAPGKRTVAIFLDAPPPADTLKQIRGQVDEQVQLGAREIYVAYGADMGRSKLKIPAAEQGTARNMNTVAKLVEMAGAM; translated from the coding sequence ATGCCCACCTATATCGCGCTGCTGCGTGCCGTCAATGTCGGCGGCAGCGGCAAGCTGCCCATGACGGAGTTGAAAGCCATGTGCGAGGCCGAAGGCTTTGCGCAGGTGCAAACCTATATCGCCAGCGGCAATGTGGTGTTTCGCACCGAACAAACCGCGCCCCAAATCCAGGCCGCGCTGGCCCGTCGATTGGCCGCCTATGCAGGCAAGCCGGTAGGCGTGCTCGTGCGCACCACCCAGGAAATGGCCGAGGTGCTCGCGGCCAACCCTTTCCCCCAAGCCCCAGGCAAGCGCACGGTGGCCATTTTTCTGGATGCACCGCCGCCCGCAGACACCCTGAAGCAAATCCGTGGCCAGGTTGACGAGCAGGTCCAACTGGGCGCACGCGAAATCTATGTGGCCTATGGTGCAGACATGGGCCGCTCCAAGCTCAAGATTCCGGCGGCCGAACAGGGCACGGCCAGGAATATGAATACGGTGGCCAAGTTGGTGGAGATGGCGGGAGCGATGTGA
- a CDS encoding tetrathionate reductase subunit A, protein MTDKKIPSTPAQSNDADVARRRLLLRGGAVAGGLAAFAAGYGETLTRGAKGLIAGTSGTATKSATRGNSLTPEFRIDPVTGQLSTQPGQVVSPSSCLGCWTQCGIRVRVDTEHNQILRVAGNPYHPLATTRHAPMDTPVREVYAMLGGDNGLEGRATSCARGSAMFEHQKAPHRVLGPLKRVGPRGSGQWKSITLEELVREICEGGDLFGEGHVEGLAAIRDVNTLIDADNPEYGPKANQLLVTDASNEGRTPLINRFAKQSFGTVNVANHGAYCGQTYRVGTAAALGNIPGMPHGKPDWKNSRFGLFIGTAPAQAGNPFQRMGRELSEARTRPEQTYKYVVVSPVLPTSSSLAAGDNNRWLPIKPATDLALAMGLIRWIIDNERYDKQFLTQPGPVAMAAAGEASWSNATHLLINEPKHPRYGQFLRGADIGLPMPEPVDEKTPAEDVYVVQLADGSLAPHTVDQAAELVVERAFTPIKAADAAEDPAPMALCSSFVKLRAEAHKQTLEEYSALCGVPVAEIEALAKEFTSHGKQAVANSHGGTMSGSGFYTAYAIAMLNNLIGNLNVKGGWVLDAGPFGPFGPGPRYNFAQFEGAVKPTGVALSRTRFPYEKTSEFKRKKEAGENPYPAKAPWYPAPGGLSSEMLAAGMLGYPYPVKAWINHMSNPVYAICGFENALVDAIKDPKKLPLFVSVDPFINETSALADYIVPDTVTYESWGIGAPWADVVAKSSTVRWPVVEAATAKTAEGKPVSFESFVFAVAKQLQLPGFGKNAMSTKEGEPLDLESSEDFYLRGMCNIAYQAGKPVPEASDDDIAITGLAKWMPALEARVKPEEVRRVAMVMSRGGRFDRVEDAWKDEHIKAAYKFPVQIWHEGLSKMRHSMTGERYSGCPTWYPTRFADGSDMRKLYPEQEWPLTMSSYKSNLMSSMSIAASRLRQVHPHNPISLHKVDAAKLGIANGDHIEVSTPGAKLQGVALVREGVAPGAIAIEYGYGHKQLGAVAHTVDGKPTHANPQHGNGVNLNRLGFTDPTRPAKDNTWIDWVSGAVVRQGLPVKVRKV, encoded by the coding sequence ATGACTGACAAAAAAATCCCCTCCACACCCGCGCAATCGAATGACGCCGATGTGGCCCGCCGCCGCCTGCTGCTGCGCGGTGGTGCCGTGGCCGGTGGCCTGGCCGCTTTTGCTGCCGGCTATGGCGAAACCCTGACCCGGGGCGCCAAGGGCCTGATTGCCGGCACCTCCGGCACCGCCACCAAGAGCGCCACGCGCGGCAACTCGCTGACGCCGGAATTCCGCATTGACCCCGTCACCGGCCAGCTGAGCACCCAGCCCGGCCAGGTGGTCAGCCCCTCTTCCTGCCTGGGCTGCTGGACGCAATGCGGCATCCGCGTACGCGTGGACACCGAGCACAACCAGATCCTGCGCGTGGCCGGCAACCCCTACCACCCGCTGGCCACCACCCGCCATGCGCCCATGGACACGCCGGTGCGCGAGGTCTATGCCATGCTGGGCGGCGACAACGGCCTGGAAGGCCGCGCCACCAGCTGCGCACGCGGCTCGGCCATGTTCGAGCACCAAAAGGCTCCGCACCGCGTGCTGGGCCCGCTCAAGCGCGTGGGCCCGCGCGGCTCCGGCCAGTGGAAGAGCATCACCCTGGAAGAGCTGGTGCGTGAAATCTGCGAAGGCGGCGACCTGTTTGGCGAAGGCCATGTGGAAGGCCTGGCCGCCATCCGCGACGTGAACACGCTGATCGACGCCGACAACCCCGAATACGGCCCCAAGGCCAACCAGCTGCTGGTGACCGATGCCTCCAACGAAGGCCGCACGCCCCTGATCAACCGCTTTGCAAAGCAGTCCTTTGGCACGGTCAACGTGGCCAACCACGGCGCCTACTGCGGCCAAACCTACCGCGTGGGCACGGCGGCGGCCCTGGGCAACATCCCCGGCATGCCCCACGGCAAGCCGGACTGGAAGAACTCCCGCTTCGGCCTGTTCATCGGCACGGCGCCCGCCCAGGCCGGCAACCCCTTCCAGCGCATGGGCCGCGAGCTGTCCGAGGCCCGCACCCGCCCCGAGCAGACCTATAAGTACGTGGTGGTCTCGCCCGTGCTGCCCACCTCGTCCAGCCTGGCCGCCGGTGACAACAACCGCTGGCTGCCCATCAAGCCCGCCACCGACCTGGCCCTGGCCATGGGCCTGATCCGCTGGATCATCGACAACGAGCGCTATGACAAGCAGTTCCTGACCCAGCCCGGCCCTGTAGCCATGGCCGCCGCCGGCGAAGCCAGCTGGAGCAACGCCACCCATTTGCTCATCAACGAGCCCAAGCACCCACGCTACGGCCAGTTTTTGCGCGGCGCCGACATCGGCCTGCCCATGCCCGAGCCGGTGGACGAGAAAACGCCTGCCGAAGATGTGTACGTGGTGCAGCTGGCCGATGGCAGCCTGGCCCCCCACACCGTGGACCAGGCCGCCGAGCTGGTGGTGGAGCGCGCCTTCACCCCCATCAAGGCAGCTGACGCCGCCGAAGACCCAGCCCCCATGGCCCTGTGCTCCTCGTTTGTGAAGCTGCGTGCCGAAGCCCATAAGCAGACGCTGGAGGAATACTCCGCCCTGTGCGGCGTGCCCGTAGCCGAGATCGAAGCCCTGGCCAAGGAGTTCACCAGCCATGGCAAGCAGGCCGTGGCCAACTCCCACGGCGGCACCATGAGCGGCTCGGGCTTTTACACGGCCTATGCCATTGCCATGCTGAACAATCTGATCGGCAACCTCAACGTCAAGGGCGGCTGGGTGCTGGACGCCGGCCCCTTCGGCCCCTTTGGCCCCGGCCCGCGCTACAACTTCGCCCAGTTCGAAGGCGCGGTGAAGCCCACGGGCGTGGCCCTGTCGCGCACCCGCTTCCCCTACGAAAAGACCAGCGAGTTCAAGCGCAAAAAAGAGGCCGGCGAGAACCCCTACCCCGCCAAGGCCCCCTGGTATCCGGCCCCTGGCGGCCTGTCCAGCGAAATGCTGGCCGCCGGCATGCTGGGCTACCCCTATCCGGTCAAGGCCTGGATCAACCACATGAGCAACCCGGTGTACGCCATCTGCGGCTTCGAGAACGCGCTGGTGGATGCCATCAAAGACCCCAAGAAGCTGCCGCTGTTTGTCTCGGTGGACCCCTTTATCAACGAGACCTCGGCCCTGGCCGACTACATCGTGCCCGACACCGTCACCTACGAAAGCTGGGGCATTGGCGCCCCCTGGGCCGACGTGGTGGCCAAGAGCAGCACCGTGCGCTGGCCTGTGGTGGAAGCCGCCACGGCCAAGACGGCCGAAGGCAAGCCCGTGAGCTTTGAGAGCTTTGTGTTTGCCGTGGCCAAGCAGCTGCAGCTGCCCGGCTTTGGCAAGAACGCCATGAGCACCAAGGAAGGCGAGCCACTGGATCTGGAAAGCTCTGAAGACTTCTACCTGCGCGGCATGTGCAACATCGCCTACCAGGCCGGCAAGCCCGTGCCCGAAGCCAGCGATGACGACATCGCCATCACCGGCTTAGCCAAATGGATGCCGGCGCTCGAAGCCCGCGTCAAGCCCGAGGAAGTGCGCCGCGTGGCCATGGTGATGAGCCGTGGCGGCCGCTTTGACCGCGTGGAAGACGCCTGGAAGGACGAGCACATCAAGGCGGCCTACAAGTTCCCGGTGCAAATCTGGCACGAAGGCCTGTCCAAGATGCGCCACTCCATGACCGGCGAGCGCTACAGCGGCTGCCCCACCTGGTACCCCACCCGCTTTGCCGACGGCAGCGATATGCGCAAGCTCTACCCCGAGCAGGAATGGCCGCTGACCATGAGCAGCTACAAGTCCAATCTGATGAGCAGCATGTCGATTGCCGCCTCGCGCCTGCGCCAGGTGCACCCGCACAACCCCATCAGCCTGCACAAGGTGGATGCGGCCAAGCTGGGCATTGCCAATGGCGACCACATCGAGGTTTCCACCCCCGGCGCCAAGCTGCAGGGCGTGGCCCTGGTGCGCGAGGGCGTGGCCCCCGGTGCCATTGCCATCGAGTACGGCTATGGCCACAAGCAACTGGGCGCCGTGGCCCACACCGTGGACGGCAAGCCCACCCATGCCAACCCCCAGCATGGCAACGGCGTCAACCTCAACCGCCTGGGCTTTACCGACCCCACCCGCCCTGCCAAGGACAACACCTGGATCGACTGGGTGTCCGGCGCCGTGGTGCGCCAGGGCCTGCCGGTGAAGGTGCGCAAGGTCTAA
- a CDS encoding IS1182 family transposase, which yields MKRFIEGQAREQVTLLPECLDDFVGVDNPVRIVDAFVEELDLCSMGFDGATPAATGRPAYHPAVLLKVYIYGYLNRIQSSRCLEREAQRNVELMWLTGRLSPDFKTIADFRRDNGAGIRNVCRRFVVLCRDLKLFTKALVAIDGSKFKAVNTRDKNFTLGKIDKRQQQIEESIQRYLADLDTADRTQPAELEARTTRLQDKIALLRKQMQALDEVKEQLKEQPDKQLSTTDPDARSMATSGRGSGMVAYNVQVAVDAKHHLIVAHEVINQGHDRSALAAMALAARKAMGKRKLQAIADRGYYSGEQIKACEDTGVAAILPKPNTSGARAKGRFDRSDFIYIQKDDEYQCPAGQRAIYRFTREEAGLQMRRYWSSACKQCPIKSQCTPSDYRRISRWEHEDVVERAQQRLDQMPDAMMVRRRTVEHVFGTLKHWMGYTHFLTRRLPNVSTEMSLNVLAYNLKRVLGILGFARTMAAMRLVGR from the coding sequence ATGAAGCGATTCATTGAAGGCCAGGCCCGCGAGCAAGTGACCTTGCTGCCCGAGTGTCTCGATGACTTTGTGGGTGTAGACAATCCCGTGCGCATTGTCGATGCGTTCGTTGAAGAACTGGACTTGTGTTCGATGGGCTTTGATGGGGCAACACCTGCAGCCACAGGTCGCCCGGCTTATCACCCTGCGGTACTGCTCAAGGTCTACATCTACGGGTATCTCAACCGCATCCAATCCAGCCGCTGCCTGGAGCGTGAAGCGCAGCGCAATGTGGAGCTCATGTGGCTCACTGGCCGTTTGTCACCTGACTTCAAAACAATCGCTGATTTCCGTCGAGATAACGGCGCAGGCATCCGCAATGTATGCCGCCGGTTCGTAGTGCTGTGTCGTGATCTGAAGCTGTTTACCAAGGCTCTGGTAGCGATTGATGGCAGCAAGTTCAAAGCCGTCAACACTCGTGACAAGAACTTCACCTTGGGCAAGATTGACAAGCGCCAACAGCAGATCGAAGAAAGCATTCAGCGCTACCTGGCAGATCTGGATACAGCAGATCGCACGCAGCCTGCGGAGCTTGAGGCGCGGACCACCCGACTCCAAGACAAGATAGCCTTGCTGCGCAAACAAATGCAGGCACTCGATGAGGTGAAGGAACAACTCAAAGAGCAGCCGGACAAGCAGCTATCAACAACAGACCCAGATGCCAGATCCATGGCCACCAGTGGCCGAGGCTCTGGCATGGTGGCCTATAACGTTCAGGTAGCGGTAGATGCCAAACATCATCTGATCGTCGCCCATGAAGTGATCAATCAAGGCCATGACAGAAGTGCTCTTGCTGCCATGGCACTGGCTGCACGCAAGGCCATGGGCAAACGCAAGCTGCAAGCCATTGCGGACCGTGGCTATTACAGTGGTGAGCAGATCAAAGCATGCGAAGACACTGGTGTAGCAGCCATTCTTCCCAAGCCCAATACATCTGGTGCGCGTGCCAAAGGCCGCTTCGATCGCTCAGACTTCATCTACATCCAGAAAGATGACGAATACCAGTGCCCCGCAGGACAGCGGGCCATCTACCGCTTCACCCGCGAGGAGGCAGGTCTGCAAATGCGACGCTACTGGAGCAGCGCTTGCAAACAATGCCCAATCAAATCCCAGTGCACGCCCAGCGATTACCGCCGCATCAGTCGATGGGAGCACGAAGACGTCGTGGAGCGAGCGCAGCAGCGTTTGGACCAAATGCCTGACGCCATGATGGTGAGAAGGCGGACGGTGGAGCATGTGTTCGGCACGCTCAAGCATTGGATGGGGTACACGCACTTCCTAACCAGGCGGCTGCCGAATGTGAGCACCGAGATGAGCTTGAATGTGCTGGCCTACAACCTTAAGCGAGTGCTTGGAATTCTTGGGTTCGCAAGAACCATGGCT